In one Acetobacter sp. genomic region, the following are encoded:
- the rpsL gene encoding 30S ribosomal protein S12, with protein MPTINQLIAKGREPAAKRNKVPALQGCPQKRGVCTRVYTTTPKKPNSALRKVAKVRLTNGHEVVSYIPGEGHNLQEHSVVLIRGGRVKDLPGVRYHILRGVLDTQGIAKRRQRRSLYGAKRPK; from the coding sequence ATGCCGACCATCAACCAGCTGATCGCCAAGGGGCGCGAGCCTGCGGCAAAGCGCAACAAGGTGCCGGCCCTTCAGGGCTGCCCGCAGAAGCGCGGCGTTTGCACTCGCGTTTATACGACCACTCCAAAAAAGCCGAACTCCGCGCTCCGTAAGGTCGCGAAAGTGCGTCTGACGAACGGCCATGAAGTGGTGAGCTACATTCCGGGTGAAGGTCACAACCTTCAGGAGCATAGCGTCGTCCTGATCCGTGGTGGTCGTGTGAAGGATCTTCCGGGTGTCCGTTACCACATCCTCCGCGGTGTGCTTGATACCCAGGGTATCGCAAAGCGCCGTCAGCGTCGTTCGCTCTATGGCGCTAAGCGTCCTAAGTAA
- the rplJ gene encoding 50S ribosomal protein L10, protein MNRTEKREFVASLAAVFAETSMVVVTRNDGLTVADVTDLRRKVRAAGATYKVAKNRLATLALDGTRFDGIAPLLKGPTALSWSADPVAVAKVIVEFAKTNEKLVVLGGALGAQTLDVNGVKALAELPSLDTLRAQLVGLISTPATRIAGVLQAPAGQLARVFGAYAKTGEADAA, encoded by the coding sequence GTGAACCGTACGGAGAAGCGCGAATTTGTCGCCTCGCTCGCTGCCGTGTTCGCAGAGACGTCCATGGTGGTTGTCACCCGTAATGACGGGCTGACAGTCGCTGATGTGACTGACCTGCGTCGCAAGGTGCGTGCAGCGGGAGCGACTTACAAGGTCGCGAAGAACCGGCTGGCCACTCTCGCCCTGGATGGGACCCGATTCGACGGCATTGCGCCATTGCTGAAGGGGCCGACCGCCTTGTCGTGGTCGGCTGATCCTGTTGCGGTGGCGAAGGTGATCGTCGAGTTCGCCAAGACCAATGAGAAACTGGTGGTGCTTGGTGGCGCCCTTGGAGCCCAGACGCTTGACGTCAACGGGGTCAAGGCGCTGGCCGAGCTGCCGTCGCTGGACACGCTTCGTGCGCAGCTCGTGGGGCTTATCTCCACGCCGGCTACGCGTATCGCGGGTGTTCTCCAGGCGCCGGCAGGCCAGCTGGCTCGGGTCTTTGGTGCCTATGCCAAGACGGGCGAGGCGGACGCAGCCTGA
- the rpoC gene encoding DNA-directed RNA polymerase subunit beta', protein MNELMKILGQSGQAATFDQIKIQLASSEQIRSWSFGEIKKPETINYRTFKPERDGLFCARIFGPIKDYECLCGKYKRMKFRGIVCEKCGVEVTLAKVRRERMGHIQLASPVAHIWFLKSLPSRIGLMVDMTLKDLEKVLYFESYLVLEPGTSPLKQFSLLTEEQYLDVLDEHAEDGIEVGIGAEAIKKLLERIDCDAEKVKLRQELKETTSEAKRKKLVKRLKLIEAFAESGCKPEWMILDIVPVIPPELRPLVPLDGGRFATSDLNDLYRRVINRNNRLKRLMELRAPDIIVRNEKRMLQESVDALFDNGRRGRAITGANKRPLKSLSDMLKGKQGRFRQNLLGKRVDYSGRSVIVVGPELKLHQCGLPKKMALELFKPFIYSKLEKYGHATTIKAAKRMVEKERPEVWDILEEVIREHPVMLNRAPTLHRLGIQAFEPILVEGKAIQLHPLVCTAFNADFDGDQMAVHVPLSLEAQLEARVLMMSTNNILSPANGKPIIVPSQDIVLGLYYLSLETPEFGATPDRNEYDDKTGELTKKGASSFGSINEVEYALSTGALKLHDKIRMRLEMTGEGGKTYAETVVTTPGRVLIAQILPKSSSVPFSLINKQLTKKNVSDVIDAVYRHCGQKEAVIFCDRMMSLGFRHAARAGISFGKDDMIIPHEKKELVDRTSAEVKEFEQQYQDGLITAGERYNKVVDAWSRCTDEVQAAMTKELSKAEIGKPINSVWMMSHSGARGSPAQMKQLAGMRGLMAKPSGEIIEQPIIANFKEGLSVLDYFTSTHGARKGLADTALKTANSGYLTRRLVDVAQDCIIVENDCGTERGLTIRAVMDGGEVVSSLSERILGRTLAADVINPTTGEIVFKRNRLVEEADAEIIEKSAVETVLIRSVLTCDSRVGVCGHCYGRDLARGTPVNIGEAVGVIAAQSIGEPGTQLTMRTFHIGGAAQRGAEQSMVEASRDGKVTIRNRNVVQNSQNVPIVMARNCEIILADENGTERARYRVPYGARLLVEDGQAVTRNQKMAEWDPYTLPIITEKAGTVEYLDLIESITLVERMDEVTGLTSKVVVDYKQASKGVDLRPRLQLKDSNNNVIKLDNGNDARYFLSPDSLLSVENGAQVHAGDVLARIPREGSKTRDITGGLPRVAELFEARRPKDHAIIAENEGRVEFGKDYKSKRRVIVKNDETGEETEYLVPKGKHVSVQEGDFVQKGDPLVDGPRVPHDILKVMGVEALSDYLVNEIQDVYRLQGVKINDKHIEVIVRQMLQKVEVLEPGDTTFLIGETVDRIEFEAENTKRLNAGDRPAVAMPVLQGITKASLQTQSFISAASFQETTRVLTEAATAGKVDTLNGLKENVIVGRLIPAGTGSVMNKLRAVAARQDRQRLEHGNEAAE, encoded by the coding sequence ATGAATGAACTCATGAAAATCCTTGGCCAGTCCGGTCAGGCAGCCACCTTCGATCAGATCAAGATTCAGCTCGCATCAAGCGAGCAGATCCGTTCCTGGTCGTTTGGCGAGATCAAGAAGCCGGAGACGATCAACTATCGTACGTTCAAGCCGGAACGTGATGGTCTGTTCTGCGCGCGTATCTTTGGACCCATCAAGGACTACGAGTGCCTGTGCGGCAAGTACAAGCGCATGAAGTTTCGCGGCATTGTCTGCGAGAAGTGCGGCGTTGAAGTCACGCTGGCGAAAGTGCGGCGCGAGCGGATGGGTCACATCCAGCTTGCCAGCCCGGTCGCGCATATCTGGTTCCTGAAGTCGCTTCCGAGCCGCATCGGCCTGATGGTCGACATGACGCTGAAAGATCTGGAAAAGGTTCTCTATTTCGAGAGCTATCTGGTTCTGGAGCCCGGCACGTCTCCGTTGAAGCAGTTCAGCCTTCTGACCGAAGAGCAGTATCTCGACGTGCTTGATGAGCACGCGGAAGACGGCATTGAAGTCGGCATTGGCGCGGAAGCGATCAAGAAGCTGCTTGAGCGCATCGACTGCGACGCCGAGAAGGTCAAGCTCCGTCAGGAACTGAAGGAGACGACGTCCGAGGCCAAGCGCAAGAAGCTGGTCAAGCGTCTGAAGCTGATCGAGGCGTTCGCCGAGAGCGGCTGCAAGCCGGAATGGATGATTCTGGACATCGTGCCAGTGATTCCGCCCGAGCTGCGCCCACTGGTGCCTCTGGATGGCGGTCGTTTCGCGACATCCGATCTGAACGATCTGTATCGTCGCGTCATCAACCGTAACAACCGTCTGAAGCGGCTCATGGAGCTGCGTGCGCCGGACATCATCGTCCGTAACGAAAAGCGCATGTTGCAGGAGTCCGTGGACGCCCTGTTCGACAACGGCCGTCGTGGACGTGCGATCACGGGTGCCAACAAGCGCCCGCTGAAGTCGCTGTCCGACATGCTGAAAGGCAAACAGGGACGTTTCCGTCAGAACCTGCTCGGCAAGCGCGTCGATTATTCCGGTCGTTCGGTCATCGTGGTTGGACCCGAGCTGAAGCTGCATCAGTGCGGTCTTCCCAAGAAGATGGCGCTGGAGCTGTTCAAGCCGTTCATCTACTCCAAGCTTGAGAAATACGGTCACGCCACCACCATCAAGGCTGCGAAGCGCATGGTGGAAAAGGAGCGTCCGGAAGTCTGGGATATCCTTGAAGAGGTGATCCGCGAGCATCCCGTGATGCTGAACCGCGCACCGACGCTGCATCGTCTCGGCATTCAGGCGTTCGAGCCGATCCTTGTCGAGGGCAAGGCCATCCAGCTTCATCCGCTGGTCTGCACCGCGTTCAACGCCGACTTCGACGGCGATCAGATGGCCGTTCACGTGCCGCTGTCGCTTGAAGCCCAGCTTGAAGCGCGCGTGCTGATGATGTCGACCAATAACATCCTCAGCCCTGCGAACGGCAAGCCGATCATCGTGCCGTCGCAGGATATCGTTCTGGGTCTCTACTATCTCAGCCTTGAGACACCGGAATTCGGCGCGACGCCTGATCGTAATGAATATGACGACAAGACCGGTGAACTGACGAAGAAGGGCGCATCGTCTTTCGGGTCGATCAATGAAGTCGAATATGCCCTGTCGACAGGCGCTCTGAAGCTTCACGACAAGATTCGCATGCGTCTTGAGATGACCGGCGAAGGTGGGAAGACCTATGCCGAGACGGTCGTCACGACGCCGGGGCGCGTTCTGATCGCACAGATTCTGCCGAAGAGCAGCTCGGTGCCGTTCTCCCTGATCAACAAGCAGTTGACCAAGAAGAACGTGTCCGACGTGATCGACGCGGTCTACCGTCACTGCGGTCAGAAAGAGGCGGTGATCTTCTGTGACCGCATGATGTCGCTTGGTTTCCGTCATGCTGCGAGAGCCGGTATCTCCTTCGGTAAGGATGACATGATCATCCCGCACGAAAAGAAGGAACTGGTCGATCGTACCTCCGCCGAGGTCAAGGAGTTCGAGCAGCAGTATCAGGACGGTCTGATCACGGCTGGCGAGCGCTACAACAAGGTGGTTGACGCCTGGTCTCGCTGCACGGACGAAGTGCAGGCTGCGATGACCAAGGAGCTGTCGAAGGCCGAGATCGGCAAGCCGATCAACTCGGTCTGGATGATGAGCCACTCCGGCGCGCGTGGGTCGCCAGCGCAGATGAAGCAGCTTGCCGGTATGCGTGGTCTGATGGCCAAGCCGTCGGGCGAGATCATCGAACAGCCGATCATCGCCAACTTCAAGGAAGGCCTGTCGGTTCTCGATTACTTCACCTCGACTCACGGCGCCCGTAAGGGGCTGGCCGATACCGCGCTCAAGACAGCCAACTCGGGTTATCTGACGCGTCGTCTAGTCGACGTGGCGCAGGACTGCATCATCGTCGAGAACGATTGCGGTACCGAGCGTGGCCTGACCATTCGCGCCGTGATGGATGGTGGTGAGGTTGTCTCCTCGCTTTCCGAGCGAATCCTTGGTCGTACACTGGCTGCTGATGTCATCAACCCGACCACGGGTGAGATTGTCTTCAAGCGCAACCGTCTCGTTGAGGAGGCTGACGCCGAAATCATCGAGAAGTCCGCTGTCGAGACCGTTCTCATCCGTTCGGTTCTGACCTGTGACAGCCGCGTTGGTGTCTGCGGTCATTGCTATGGTCGTGACCTCGCCCGCGGCACGCCGGTCAATATCGGTGAGGCTGTCGGTGTTATCGCCGCCCAGTCCATCGGTGAGCCCGGCACGCAGTTGACGATGCGTACCTTCCATATTGGTGGCGCGGCCCAGCGTGGCGCCGAGCAGTCGATGGTCGAAGCGTCCCGTGACGGCAAGGTGACGATCCGCAACCGCAACGTGGTGCAGAACTCGCAGAACGTGCCGATCGTCATGGCCCGTAACTGTGAAATCATCCTTGCGGACGAGAATGGCACGGAGCGTGCGCGCTATCGTGTGCCTTACGGTGCGCGACTTCTGGTGGAGGACGGTCAGGCCGTCACCCGTAACCAGAAGATGGCCGAGTGGGACCCGTACACCCTGCCGATCATCACGGAGAAGGCGGGCACGGTCGAATATCTCGACCTGATCGAGTCCATCACGCTCGTCGAGCGTATGGACGAAGTGACGGGCCTGACTTCGAAAGTGGTCGTGGATTACAAGCAAGCTTCCAAAGGTGTCGACCTGCGTCCGCGTCTGCAACTGAAGGACAGCAACAACAACGTCATCAAGCTCGATAACGGCAACGATGCGCGTTACTTCCTGTCGCCGGACTCGCTGCTCTCCGTTGAGAACGGCGCTCAGGTCCATGCGGGTGACGTGCTGGCGCGTATTCCGCGTGAAGGCTCGAAGACGCGTGACATTACCGGTGGTCTGCCGCGTGTGGCTGAACTGTTCGAGGCCCGCCGTCCGAAAGACCACGCCATCATCGCCGAGAACGAAGGTCGCGTGGAATTCGGCAAGGACTACAAGTCGAAGCGCCGTGTCATCGTGAAGAACGATGAGACAGGTGAAGAGACGGAATATCTGGTGCCGAAGGGCAAGCACGTTTCCGTTCAGGAAGGCGACTTTGTCCAGAAGGGCGATCCGCTGGTCGATGGTCCGCGCGTCCCGCATGACATTCTCAAGGTCATGGGCGTCGAAGCTCTGTCCGACTATCTCGTGAACGAGATTCAGGACGTGTATCGACTGCAGGGCGTGAAGATCAACGACAAGCATATCGAGGTGATCGTTCGCCAGATGCTGCAGAAGGTCGAGGTTCTGGAACCGGGCGACACGACCTTCCTGATCGGCGAGACGGTGGACCGTATCGAATTCGAGGCGGAGAATACCAAGCGTCTCAACGCTGGAGATCGCCCGGCGGTCGCGATGCCGGTGCTTCAGGGTATCACGAAGGCGTCGTTGCAGACCCAGTCCTTCATCTCGGCGGCCTCCTTCCAGGAGACCACGCGCGTTCTCACCGAGGCGGCTACGGCCGGCAAGGTGGACACGCTGAACGGTCTGAAAGAGAACGTCATTGTCGGTCGTCTGATCCCGGCGGGAACAGGCAGTGTGATGAACAAGCTGCGGGCTGTCGCGGCGCGTCAGGATCGGCAGCGTCTTGAGCATGGAAATGAGGCTGCCGAGTAA
- the rpoB gene encoding DNA-directed RNA polymerase subunit beta encodes MNAITKSFTGRKRIRKSFGRIPEVAPMPNLIDVQRASYEAFLQANVSPDARTQTGLQEVFRSVFPINDFAGRGRLEFVQYEFEDPKYDVEECIQRGLTYAAPLKVILRLIVWDVDEDTGSRSIRDIKEQPVYMGDMPLMTDNGTFIVNGTERVIVSQMHRSPGVFFDHDKGKTHSSGKYLFSARVIPYRGSWLDFEFDAKDLIYVRIDRKRKLPATTLLYALEGANSEAARKQKAEEGGDVASMDIRGMDSDEILGYFYAKVVFQKSAKGWARAFDPEAFKGQKLLSDLIDADSGEVVAEADTKLTARAVRKIAETTKEVLVTEADLLGRFIAHDIVNPNTGEIYGEGGEELTEARLLALEEAGITELPTLAVDQANGPWVRNTMTVDKNNSRDEALIDIYRVMRPGEPPTAETAEAMFRSLFFDPDRYDLSSVGRVKMNMRLGLECPDTVRVLRKEDILRTMKVMCDLKDGRGQIDDIDNLGNRRVRSVGELMENQYRIGLLRMERAIRERMGSVDIDTVMPHDLINAKPAAAAVREFFGSSQLSQFMDQTNPLSEVTHKRRLSALGPGGLTRERAGFEVRDVHPTHYGRICPIETPEGPNIGLINSLATYAKVNKYGFIETPYRLVKDGKLQDGWKYLSAMEEERLVVAQADAKQDKDGTLTGELVSVRRNGDFRQVLPTDVTACDVSPKQLVSVAAALIPFLENDDANRALMGSNMQRQAVPLVRSDAPLVGTGMEAAVAHDSGATIVARRGGVVDQIDGARIVVRVTDESGATQGVDTYRLRKYSRSNQSTCINQRPLVRVGDQVAAGDIIADGPSTELGELALGRNVLVAFMPWNGYNFEDSILISERIARDDVFTSIHIEEFEVMARDTKLGQEEITRDIPNVGEEALRNLDEAGIVYVGAEVNPGDILIGKVTPKGESPMTPEEKLLRAIFGEKASDVRDTSLRLPPGTTGTIVDVRVFSRRGVDKDERAMAIERAEIERLAKDRDDERAIQERSFYNRLRERLIGETAGTGFKGLKSGTPITEEVLTEIPRGAWRNVSVASDSVTAELETLRREFDAAIQKIQARFDSKVEKLQRGDELPPGVMKMVKVFVAVKRKLQPGDKMAGRHGNKGVVSRVVPVEDMPFLEDGTSVDIVLNPLGVPSRMNVGQILETHLGWACANIGKRIGGMVDEYQRDGEKKQVLLDELKDVYGDEVFKTDIAEMSHDQLVELANNLRKGVPIATPVFDGASIPDIENMLEKAGVDRSGQSQLIDGRTGELFERKTTVGYIYMLKLHHLVDDKIHARSIGPYSLVTQQPLGGKAQFGGQRFGEMEVWALEAYGAAYTLQEMLTVKSDDVSGRTKVYESIVREQDDFEAGIPESFNVLIKELKSLGLNVDLENGGD; translated from the coding sequence ATGAACGCAATCACCAAATCGTTCACGGGGCGTAAGAGGATCCGCAAAAGTTTCGGGCGGATTCCCGAAGTTGCGCCGATGCCTAACCTCATCGATGTCCAGCGCGCCTCCTATGAGGCATTTCTTCAGGCGAACGTATCGCCTGACGCGCGGACGCAGACGGGGCTTCAGGAAGTATTCCGTTCCGTTTTTCCGATCAACGATTTCGCAGGGCGTGGCCGTCTCGAATTCGTTCAGTACGAATTTGAAGATCCGAAATATGACGTTGAAGAGTGCATCCAGCGTGGCCTGACCTATGCCGCCCCGCTGAAGGTCATTCTCCGTCTGATCGTCTGGGACGTTGATGAGGATACGGGCTCCCGCTCGATCCGCGATATCAAGGAGCAGCCGGTTTACATGGGCGACATGCCCCTGATGACCGATAACGGCACCTTTATCGTCAACGGCACCGAGCGTGTGATCGTCAGCCAGATGCACCGTTCGCCGGGTGTCTTCTTCGATCACGACAAGGGCAAGACCCATTCCTCGGGCAAGTACCTCTTTTCGGCCCGTGTCATCCCGTATCGCGGTTCCTGGCTCGATTTCGAATTCGATGCCAAAGATCTGATCTATGTCCGCATCGACCGTAAGCGCAAGCTGCCGGCCACGACCCTGCTTTATGCGCTTGAAGGAGCCAATTCCGAGGCGGCGCGCAAGCAGAAGGCGGAAGAGGGCGGCGACGTCGCTTCCATGGACATCCGTGGGATGGATTCTGATGAAATCCTTGGCTACTTCTATGCTAAGGTGGTTTTCCAGAAGTCCGCCAAAGGCTGGGCTCGTGCCTTTGATCCGGAAGCTTTCAAAGGGCAGAAGCTTCTGTCCGACCTGATCGACGCGGATAGCGGCGAAGTCGTTGCGGAAGCCGACACGAAGCTGACCGCCCGCGCTGTCCGCAAGATCGCGGAAACGACGAAAGAAGTGCTGGTCACGGAAGCGGACCTGCTCGGACGTTTCATCGCCCATGACATCGTGAACCCGAACACGGGAGAGATTTATGGCGAGGGCGGCGAAGAGCTGACCGAAGCCCGTCTGCTGGCGCTGGAAGAAGCGGGAATCACGGAACTGCCGACCCTTGCGGTTGATCAGGCCAATGGTCCCTGGGTCCGCAACACCATGACGGTGGACAAGAACAACTCCCGTGATGAAGCGCTGATCGACATCTATCGTGTCATGCGTCCGGGCGAGCCGCCGACCGCTGAAACAGCGGAAGCGATGTTCCGCAGCCTGTTCTTTGATCCGGACCGTTACGACCTGTCGTCCGTTGGTCGTGTGAAGATGAACATGCGTCTGGGCCTTGAGTGCCCTGACACGGTGCGTGTGCTCCGTAAGGAAGACATTCTTCGCACGATGAAGGTCATGTGCGACCTGAAGGATGGCCGCGGTCAGATCGACGACATCGACAACCTCGGCAACCGTCGTGTCCGCTCCGTCGGCGAACTGATGGAGAATCAGTATCGTATCGGCCTGCTCCGCATGGAGCGCGCCATCCGCGAGCGTATGGGCTCCGTCGATATCGACACGGTTATGCCGCATGACCTGATCAACGCGAAACCTGCTGCTGCTGCCGTGCGCGAGTTCTTCGGCTCCTCACAGCTCTCGCAGTTCATGGACCAGACCAACCCGCTTTCGGAAGTCACGCACAAGCGTCGTCTTTCGGCGCTTGGCCCGGGCGGTCTGACCCGTGAGCGCGCAGGCTTCGAAGTCCGTGACGTTCATCCGACTCACTATGGCCGTATCTGCCCGATTGAGACGCCGGAAGGTCCGAACATCGGTCTGATCAACTCGCTGGCGACCTACGCCAAGGTGAACAAGTACGGCTTCATCGAGACCCCTTATCGTCTCGTCAAGGACGGCAAGCTTCAGGACGGCTGGAAATATCTCTCCGCCATGGAAGAGGAACGTCTGGTCGTTGCTCAGGCTGACGCCAAGCAGGACAAGGACGGCACTCTGACCGGCGAGCTGGTTTCGGTCCGCAGGAACGGTGACTTCCGTCAGGTGCTTCCGACCGATGTGACCGCCTGTGACGTTTCTCCGAAGCAGCTTGTCTCCGTGGCTGCGGCGCTGATTCCATTCCTTGAGAACGATGACGCCAACCGCGCGCTCATGGGATCGAACATGCAGCGTCAGGCTGTTCCGCTGGTGCGCTCTGATGCGCCGCTGGTCGGAACGGGCATGGAAGCTGCTGTTGCCCATGACTCGGGTGCAACCATCGTCGCCCGCCGTGGCGGTGTTGTCGATCAGATCGACGGCGCCCGTATCGTGGTGCGCGTCACGGACGAAAGCGGTGCGACGCAGGGTGTTGATACCTATCGTCTGCGGAAATATTCCCGTTCCAACCAGTCCACCTGCATCAATCAGCGTCCGCTGGTCCGCGTGGGTGATCAGGTTGCTGCCGGTGACATCATCGCTGACGGTCCGTCCACGGAACTGGGTGAACTGGCTCTGGGCCGTAACGTGCTCGTCGCGTTCATGCCATGGAACGGTTACAACTTCGAAGATTCCATCCTGATTTCCGAGCGTATCGCCCGTGACGACGTCTTCACCTCGATCCATATCGAGGAATTCGAAGTCATGGCGCGTGACACGAAGCTCGGTCAGGAAGAAATCACCCGTGACATCCCGAATGTCGGTGAGGAAGCCCTTCGCAACCTCGACGAGGCAGGCATCGTGTATGTCGGCGCCGAGGTGAACCCGGGTGACATTCTGATCGGCAAGGTCACGCCGAAGGGCGAGAGCCCGATGACACCGGAGGAGAAGCTCCTTCGCGCCATCTTCGGTGAAAAGGCTTCCGACGTTCGTGACACGTCCCTGCGTCTGCCGCCCGGCACGACCGGTACGATCGTTGACGTGCGCGTCTTCTCCCGTCGCGGCGTCGACAAGGACGAGCGTGCGATGGCCATCGAGCGCGCCGAGATCGAGCGTCTGGCGAAGGATCGTGATGACGAGCGCGCCATTCAGGAGCGTTCCTTCTACAACCGTCTGCGTGAGCGTCTCATCGGTGAGACGGCAGGGACGGGTTTCAAAGGTCTGAAGTCCGGCACGCCGATCACGGAAGAAGTTCTGACCGAGATTCCGCGTGGCGCATGGCGCAACGTCAGCGTCGCCTCCGACTCTGTCACGGCCGAGCTGGAAACCCTGCGTCGTGAATTCGATGCGGCTATCCAGAAGATTCAGGCTCGCTTCGACAGTAAGGTCGAGAAGCTCCAGCGCGGTGATGAACTGCCGCCGGGCGTGATGAAGATGGTCAAGGTCTTCGTCGCCGTGAAGCGCAAGCTTCAGCCGGGTGACAAAATGGCTGGTCGTCACGGTAATAAGGGTGTCGTGTCCCGCGTGGTGCCGGTTGAGGACATGCCGTTCCTTGAGGATGGCACCTCGGTCGACATCGTGCTGAATCCGCTCGGCGTGCCGTCACGAATGAACGTCGGACAGATTCTTGAGACCCATCTGGGCTGGGCGTGCGCCAATATCGGCAAGCGCATCGGTGGCATGGTCGATGAGTATCAGCGTGATGGTGAAAAGAAGCAGGTCCTTCTTGATGAACTGAAAGACGTTTACGGCGATGAGGTCTTCAAGACCGATATCGCCGAGATGTCCCATGATCAGCTTGTTGAGCTGGCGAACAATCTGCGTAAGGGCGTGCCGATTGCAACGCCGGTCTTCGATGGCGCCTCGATCCCTGATATCGAGAACATGCTTGAAAAGGCGGGTGTCGACCGGTCCGGTCAGTCCCAGCTTATCGACGGTCGCACAGGCGAACTGTTCGAGCGTAAGACGACGGTCGGTTACATCTACATGCTCAAGCTGCATCACCTTGTCGACGACAAGATTCATGCCCGCTCGATCGGCCCATACTCGCTCGTCACGCAGCAGCCGCTGGGTGGTAAGGCGCAGTTTGGTGGTCAGCGCTTCGGTGAGATGGAGGTCTGGGCGCTTGAGGCGTATGGCGCAGCCTACACGTTGCAGGAAATGCTCACGGTCAAGTCCGATGACGTCTCCGGTCGTACCAAGGTTTACGAATCCATCGTTCGTGAGCAGGACGACTTCGAAGCCGGTATTCCGGAGAGCTTCAACGTTCTTATCAAGGAACTGAAGTCGCTGGGTCTGAATGTCGATCTGGAAAACGGTGGTGACTGA
- the rpsG gene encoding 30S ribosomal protein S7, whose product MSRRHRAVKREILPDPKFGDIVITRFMNALMYDGKKSTAEGIVYGALDVLHRRGGASADPVAMFHAALDNVKPAVEVRSRRVGGATYQVPVEVRADRRQALAIRWLIDASRKRGESTMQDRLSNELMDAVNNRGAAVKKREDTHRMAEANKAFSHYRW is encoded by the coding sequence ATGAGTCGCCGTCACCGCGCTGTAAAGCGTGAGATCCTTCCGGATCCGAAATTTGGAGACATCGTCATTACGCGCTTCATGAATGCGCTGATGTATGATGGTAAGAAGTCCACTGCAGAAGGCATCGTCTACGGTGCTCTCGATGTTCTGCATCGTCGTGGTGGTGCTTCCGCTGATCCTGTCGCCATGTTCCATGCTGCGCTGGATAACGTGAAGCCTGCTGTAGAGGTTCGTTCGCGTCGCGTCGGCGGTGCAACGTATCAGGTGCCCGTTGAAGTGCGTGCTGACCGTCGTCAGGCTCTGGCGATTCGCTGGCTGATTGATGCGTCGCGCAAGCGCGGTGAAAGCACGATGCAGGATCGTCTTTCGAACGAGCTGATGGACGCCGTGAACAATCGTGGCGCTGCGGTCAAGAAGCGCGAAGATACGCACCGTATGGCTGAAGCCAACAAGGCTTTCAGTCACTACCGCTGGTAA
- the rplA gene encoding 50S ribosomal protein L1 — protein MAKNKRLTAARATVDSTKLYALDEALALVKNNAKAKFDETVEISLNLGIDPRHADQMVRGLLSLPNGTGKTLRVGVFARGAKAEEALAAGADVVGAEDLMEKVQAGEINFDRCIATPDMMGLVGRLGKVLGPRGLMPNPKLGTVTMDVKGAVEAAKSGQVEYRAEKAGIIHAGIGKASFDTDKLAENIRAFVDAVQKARPTGAKGTYLKKVALSSTMGPGVGVEVSAFGG, from the coding sequence ATGGCAAAGAACAAGCGTCTGACCGCCGCCCGCGCGACCGTTGACAGCACGAAGCTGTATGCCCTCGACGAGGCTCTCGCTCTCGTAAAGAACAATGCGAAGGCAAAGTTCGACGAGACGGTCGAGATTTCCCTGAACCTCGGCATCGATCCACGTCATGCTGACCAGATGGTTCGTGGCCTGCTCTCCCTGCCGAACGGCACGGGCAAGACCCTGCGCGTTGGCGTGTTCGCTCGTGGCGCGAAGGCTGAGGAAGCCCTCGCAGCCGGTGCTGACGTCGTCGGTGCGGAAGATCTGATGGAGAAGGTGCAGGCTGGCGAAATCAACTTCGACCGCTGCATTGCGACCCCGGACATGATGGGCCTCGTCGGTCGTCTCGGTAAGGTGCTCGGCCCGCGCGGCCTGATGCCGAACCCGAAGCTCGGCACGGTGACCATGGACGTTAAGGGCGCCGTCGAAGCCGCCAAGTCCGGTCAGGTCGAATATCGCGCCGAGAAGGCCGGTATCATCCATGCCGGTATCGGCAAGGCTTCTTTCGATACCGACAAGCTGGCTGAAAACATCCGCGCTTTCGTGGATGCCGTTCAGAAGGCGCGTCCGACCGGTGCGAAGGGAACCTACCTGAAGAAGGTGGCTCTTTCCTCGACCATGGGTCCGGGTGTGGGTGTCGAAGTCTCCGCTTTCGGCGGCTGA
- the rplL gene encoding 50S ribosomal protein L7/L12, with the protein MADLNKLVDELSVLTVLEAAELSKLLEEKWGVSAAAPVAVAAAAPGAAAAPVEEKTEFDVILASAGDKKINVIKEIRTITGLGLKEAKDLVEGAPKTVKEGASKDEAEKIKKVLEENGAKVEIK; encoded by the coding sequence ATGGCCGATCTGAACAAGCTTGTTGACGAGCTTTCCGTCCTTACAGTTCTCGAAGCTGCTGAGCTGTCCAAGCTCCTTGAAGAGAAGTGGGGCGTTTCCGCCGCTGCTCCGGTTGCTGTTGCCGCTGCCGCTCCGGGCGCTGCCGCCGCTCCGGTTGAAGAGAAGACCGAATTTGACGTGATCCTTGCCAGCGCAGGCGACAAGAAGATCAACGTGATCAAGGAAATCCGCACGATCACCGGTCTGGGTCTGAAGGAAGCCAAGGACCTCGTCGAAGGCGCTCCGAAGACCGTCAAGGAAGGTGCAAGCAAGGACGAAGCCGAGAAGATCAAGAAGGTTCTTGAAGAGAACGGCGCCAAGGTTGAGATTAAATAA